A portion of the Planctomycetota bacterium genome contains these proteins:
- a CDS encoding GTP-binding protein, which translates to MPDPSPHIRNFSIIAHIDHGKSTLADRLLQATNAVSPREAKEQILDSMDLERERGITIKASAVTVWHRHKPGAKADDLENEYETPVDDAGLHTPRKGEKAEAHGDLYMMNFIDTPGHVDFNYEVSRALKACEGAILVVDSTQGVQAQTLVNAYLAVNENLTIIPVINKIDLPGARPVDVAMEIEQTLGFKAEDCLLVSAKTGQGIPELLASICEKMPAPRPPVTEHLRGLIFDAVYDDYRGVIVYSRIFDGTLRVGDKIRMIGTQRTFLVSDLGKMTPKPVRVKELGPGETGYVVAAIRTLKDVRIGDTITLEHSPATEALPGYQPPRQMVFCDFYPATKEDGESSDFEDLREAVEKLSLNDSSFTFQPVHSEALGFGYRCGFLGLLHMDIIQERLEREGGVEVVQTAPTVSYQIVCRAGTDDIVSPAGQVLKKVTPDMPHYAQVPPGHVLLEVHNPAELPNPSIIVEVREPICRLELMIPKDKIGDIMKLVLDRRGVYKNQSFVSNTRDLLQFEIPLAEIIYDFFDKMKGLTSGYGTMDYEVIGYRTDTLVRMDILVNGEAVEALSVIVHREKAEHRGRGLCAKLREQIPRHQFEIPVQAAIGGKVIARETIKAYRKDVLAKCYGGDVSRKRKLLDKQKEGKKRMKNIGAVTIPQEAFMAVLDTGD; encoded by the coding sequence ATGCCCGATCCTTCCCCGCACATCCGCAACTTCTCGATCATCGCGCACATCGATCACGGGAAGAGCACGCTCGCCGACCGCCTGCTCCAGGCGACCAACGCCGTCTCGCCCCGCGAGGCCAAGGAGCAGATCCTCGACTCGATGGACCTCGAGCGCGAACGGGGCATCACGATCAAGGCGTCCGCCGTCACCGTCTGGCACCGGCACAAGCCCGGCGCCAAGGCCGACGACCTCGAGAACGAGTACGAGACTCCCGTGGACGACGCCGGCCTGCACACGCCCCGCAAGGGCGAGAAGGCCGAGGCCCACGGCGATCTCTACATGATGAACTTCATCGACACGCCCGGGCACGTCGATTTCAACTACGAGGTCTCGCGCGCCCTCAAGGCGTGCGAGGGCGCGATCCTCGTGGTCGACAGCACCCAGGGCGTGCAGGCCCAGACGCTCGTGAACGCGTACCTCGCGGTGAACGAGAACCTCACGATCATCCCGGTGATCAACAAGATCGACCTGCCCGGCGCGAGGCCCGTCGACGTCGCCATGGAGATCGAGCAGACGCTGGGCTTCAAGGCCGAGGACTGCCTGCTGGTGTCGGCCAAGACCGGCCAGGGCATCCCGGAACTGCTGGCATCGATCTGCGAGAAGATGCCCGCGCCCCGCCCCCCGGTGACGGAACACCTCCGCGGGCTGATCTTCGACGCCGTCTACGACGACTACCGCGGCGTGATCGTGTACTCGCGTATCTTCGACGGCACGCTGCGCGTGGGCGACAAGATCCGCATGATCGGCACGCAGCGCACGTTCCTGGTCAGCGACCTGGGCAAGATGACCCCCAAGCCGGTGCGCGTCAAGGAGCTCGGCCCCGGCGAGACCGGCTACGTCGTCGCCGCGATCCGCACGCTGAAGGACGTCCGCATCGGCGACACCATCACGCTCGAGCACTCGCCCGCGACCGAGGCCCTCCCCGGCTACCAGCCCCCGCGCCAGATGGTGTTCTGCGACTTCTACCCCGCGACCAAGGAGGACGGGGAGTCCAGCGATTTCGAGGACCTCCGCGAGGCCGTCGAGAAGCTCTCGCTCAACGACTCGTCGTTCACCTTCCAGCCCGTGCACAGCGAGGCGCTCGGCTTCGGCTATCGATGCGGGTTCCTGGGCCTGCTGCACATGGACATCATCCAGGAACGCCTGGAGCGCGAGGGCGGCGTCGAGGTCGTGCAGACCGCCCCCACCGTGTCCTACCAGATCGTCTGTCGCGCGGGCACCGACGACATCGTCTCTCCCGCCGGCCAGGTGCTCAAGAAGGTCACGCCCGACATGCCCCACTACGCACAGGTGCCCCCCGGGCACGTGCTGCTCGAGGTGCACAACCCCGCCGAACTCCCCAACCCCTCCATCATCGTCGAGGTGCGCGAGCCCATCTGCCGCCTCGAGCTCATGATCCCCAAGGACAAGATCGGCGACATCATGAAGCTCGTCCTCGACCGGCGCGGCGTGTACAAGAACCAGTCCTTCGTCTCCAACACCCGCGACCTCCTCCAGTTCGAGATCCCCCTCGCCGAGATCATCTACGACTTCTTCGACAAGATGAAGGGCCTCACCAGCGGCTACGGCACCATGGACTACGAGGTCATCGGCTACCGCACCGACACGCTCGTCCGCATGGACATCCTCGTGAACGGCGAGGCCGTCGAGGCCCTGTCCGTCATCGTCCACCGCGAGAAGGCCGAGCACCGCGGGCGCGGGCTGTGCGCCAAGCTGCGCGAGCAGATCCCCCGCCACCAGTTCGAGATCCCCGTCCAGGCCGCCATCGGCGGGAAGGTCATCGCCCGCGAGACCATCAAGGCCTACCGCAAGGACGTGCTGGCGAAGTGCTACGGCGGGGACGTCTCGCGCAAGCGCAAGCTCCTCGACAAGCAGAAGGAAGGCAAGAAGCGAATGAAGAACATCGGCGCGGTCACCATCCCCCAGGAGGCCTTCATGGCCGTCCTGGATACGGGGGATTGA